A window of the Pungitius pungitius chromosome 3, fPunPun2.1, whole genome shotgun sequence genome harbors these coding sequences:
- the c1ql2 gene encoding complement C1q-like protein 2, with protein sequence MVLLALAVAVPLLLLRAPPETSAHYYEMMGTCRMVCDPYTPKPGGASAVEVIQNVNGVAPQPPMAQGSRGEPGRPGKPGSRGPPGEPGPPGPRGPPGLRGDGRLALPAVTGSAGPENGETEGTNSSANGYRIAFYVGLKNPHEGYEVLKFDDVITNLGKHYDASTGKFTCHMSGIYFFTYHVLMRGGDGTSMWADLCKNGQVRASAIAQDADQNYDYASNSAVLHLDSGDEVYVKLDGGKAHGGNNNKYSTFSGFILYPD encoded by the exons ATGGTTCTGCTGGCTCTGGCCGTCGCCGTCCCGCTGCTTCTGCTGCGCGCACCCCCCGAGACCTCCGCGCACTACTACGAGATGATGGGCACCTGTCGGATGGTCTGCGACCCGTACACCCCCAAACCGGGCGGCGCCAGCGCCGTAGAGGTGATCCAGAACGTCAACGGCGTCGCTCCGCAGCCGCCCATGGCGCAGGGGAGTCGCGGGGAGCCGGGGCGACCGGGCAAACCCGGATCCAGGGGCCCGCCGGGAGAGCCGGGACCCCCGGGTCCAAGGGGACCACCGGGGCTGCGCGGCGACGGCAGACTCGCCCTCCCCGCGGTGACTGGGTCGGCCGGTCCCGAGAACGGAGAGACGGAGGGCACGAACTCCTCCGCCAACGGATACCGGATCGCGTTTTACGTCGGCCTGAAGAACCCGCACGAGGGGTACGAGGTGCTGAAGTTCGACGACGTGATCACAAACTTGGGGAAACACTACGACGCGAGCACCGGGAAGTTCACCTGCCACATGTCCGGGATCTACTTCTTCACCTACCACGTGTTGATGCGCGGAGGGGACGGGACCAGCATGTGGGCCGACTTGTGCAAAAACGGACAG gTGCGAGCCAGCGCCATCGCCCAGGACGCCGACCAGAACTACGACTACGCCAGCAACAGCGCCGTGCTGCACCTGGACTCCGGGGACGAGGTCTACGTCAAGCTGGACGGCGGCAAGGCCCAcggcggcaacaacaacaagtacagCACCTTCTCCGGCTTCATCCTGTACCCCGACTAG